CCGACTGGGCCAGCCTGAGCGCCCAGCAGCGCAGCCAGGCACGCCTGAACTACGCCGTAACCAACCGCCTGGCGCCCAGCCCCAGCGATAAGCGCGCCCAATGGGAGGCGTACCAGGCGCTCAGCGCCGAAGAAAAAAAACGCCTGGCATCCAAGGCCACCACCAAACCAGCAGGCGCAGCCACCGCCTTGCGCCCCGTCGCGCCGCGCAAACTGGTGCGCGTACCCGCTGCCGCCGAGGCCCCTGCCAATCTGGCCAACCCGCCCAAAATCAGCCCGCCCATCGCCGTCAAGCCTGCCGCGCCCGCCGCACCGCCGCCGCCAGCTGCGCCAGTGGTGGTGGAGACCATGGCCATCCCGACACCCGCAGCCGAAGTGCAGCCCCTGGCGCCGCTGGACACACCGCCACCACCGCCGCAAAACAACGACACTGCAGCCCCCCAGGGCACACGCGGCGGCCTCTCGCCCGAGCTTTACACGCCCAACTGACCCCCGACGCGCGTGCTGCGCGCCCGCCTTGCATGACTTCTGCGCCTGCCCCCACCCTGATTGCCCCTCCCATTGTCCGGCGCCTGGCCTGTTGGCTCTATGAGGGTATGTTGATGTTTGGCGTCGTCTTCATCGCCGGCTACCTGTTCAGCACCCTGACGCAAACGCGCAACGCTCTGGACAACCGCCACGCCCTGCAGGCTTTTTTGCTCGTGGTCTTTGGCATTTATTTCACCTGGTTCTGGGCCAAAGGCCAGACACTGGCGATGAAAACCTGGCACATCCGCGTCGTCAACGCCCAGGGCCAAGCCCTG
This DNA window, taken from Acidovorax sp. HDW3, encodes the following:
- a CDS encoding DUF3106 domain-containing protein, with amino-acid sequence MPLLSPESTTRTSSLPALALAAALLGGFAVLGGWVVQQVRMAPNALPLEITEAPKPSARMATPAVAHSAPSGTTWKELSRAEQLALAPLQEQWPRMGQAQKQRWQALARSFASLPPQEQAKLHSRMADWASLSAQQRSQARLNYAVTNRLAPSPSDKRAQWEAYQALSAEEKKRLASKATTKPAGAATALRPVAPRKLVRVPAAAEAPANLANPPKISPPIAVKPAAPAAPPPPAAPVVVETMAIPTPAAEVQPLAPLDTPPPPPQNNDTAAPQGTRGGLSPELYTPN
- a CDS encoding RDD family protein encodes the protein MTSAPAPTLIAPPIVRRLACWLYEGMLMFGVVFIAGYLFSTLTQTRNALDNRHALQAFLLVVFGIYFTWFWAKGQTLAMKTWHIRVVNAQGQALSQRRALLRYALSWLWFLPPLGASAAWQLPSAQTAVLTLGWVAIWALLSRFHPQRQFWHDAWAGTRLIDARRQP